The Solanum lycopersicum chromosome 2, SLM_r2.1 DNA window CTTCAATTTAAAATAACAGACAAAGCAGACTAGAAAAGAAAGTTTTTAGAAGGCTCAATAGATCTCTCTTATCTTTCTATCCTCCTGTATGCATCAATAGGCTACATAGTtagatttcaagaaatttaataACGAGGATAAAAACATCGGAACTCAAATATGGCATCCCAAGTAAATTGAATTAAAACAGAGAAAATTAAACAACAGTAGTACACAAAGATACGTTTAGCATGATCAGAAGCATCAAGTAAATATAACGAACAAGTAAAATTTGAGCATCATAATTACAACAGGTAGATtacataaatacaaatatatatacaagagCATCGGCACAATATATGACTTTGAATGAGTGATTCCACACTGAATAGAAATAAGCCTTCAACATTCAGGCATAGGGGGGTCAAACCTGGTGGACCTTCAAATAAGACTGCCCGAGGCCGGTTCGTCTCAAATTTACATCGAGTCCCACGAGCAATATCATCATATACTTCAGGACTTTGCAAAGCTAGCAGTATTGTATCTTCGATTTCCCTAGACATTAGAAAATCAAAGACAATGATCACTTCAAGACAGTGAAGATATACCATTCACCAGTAAAGTTGTACCTATAAAGtatatactattattttttaaaattttaagtttccCACCCGATGTCCGTTACCCATATTGGAGACCGACAAAATCTGAATTCCCGCCGGAAAGTCCCACATTGGGGGTAAAGCACTCCCTAACAAGGACAACTCTGTATCCGAGGGGACTCAAACTTGAGACCTCTTGGTTAAGAATGAAGGAGTATTTACCACTCCACCACAACCCTTGTTGGTGTGTATACTATTGTTGAAGTCAATGTCAATTGGACTCttgcatgatttcaaatataCTATAATGAAAAAACTACACTACACTCAAGTTACtacaaatttttcattaattggTCATCCAATCAATCCTAACAAACAATGCATGTGCAGTACCATAAATGGTTTCAGGGTGAAGTAAATGATCTAGGCAACAATATCTAGATTGATACAGCCTCAAACATGATAGAGAAACAATTCCTGCTCTAGATTTAGGAACACATATCTCAAAGTTAATTACaacttaaagaaagaaaaagtaagCTTGATAATCACGTTATGAGTATTTTGATATAACGAACTTGGGATCATCACCAATGGTCTACATGAAAATCCATCTAATGTTTGGCTATTACTTGAGTTGAAGATTGTGCAAGCATTCTAGCCTCATCATTTAAGATGTTCTATCCCATGAGTTTTAATTCCTATTCATTATTTTGGATCATGTTGCTACTCATCAAAAAAAACGGGTTATGACAAGGTCTTAAGGCAGGGGAAATTAAGTAGCCGTACGGACAGCTTCTGGGAATTTTGTGGAAAAGTATGTAGGAGAAACGTTTGTGCAAAGAGAAAATGTTTTGGATAGTCATagtttaattgaatatttttattgattgtgGGTGGAAGAAGACCTTTTCTAGAAAAAACACCGTGAAACCACTTCATCAGAAAGACTGTTTTGAAGAACTTCTAGAAGAAAAATTGCAAAGATCATAAAGAGTTCCATGGACAACTGCCACCTAAATGGTCTTTCCCTCATCAATCAAGGGAAATAACAATATTTCTCTTTTGGAACACATGGAAAAACCACAAGGAATTGAGTATGGAAAAGCATCAGAGCACTAAGGCCTAGCTTCTCCCAGAGTTTTGGTTTTAAATTaggaaaaggaagaagaatCTCCTTCTGGAAGACAACTGGCTAGGTCATTCCCCTCTCAAAGAATTCCCTTCATCTACAATCTCACAGATTGCCAACCTCATGTTAGGCTTTAGCACAAAGCTGGGAAATAACCAGTTGAACATTAGGTTCAGGAGAAACattaccagtttcaaaaaaaaaacattaggtTCAGGAGAACTCCATGACCAGAAAATGTAGAGAATCTCAGATTTTTTCAGTTCACTTTCTTCATTTCAGGTTGTGCTATATGTGACTGGTATTGAAATGTCTGACACAAGATAATTTACAAAGAAGTGGTATACAGTTGGTCAACAAATTTCATTTGTGTGGAGAAGAAGCTGAATCCAGTAATCAGTTGTCGTTGCATTGTCCCGTCACCTCTAAAATTTGGAAACTGTTTTCTTTTGTGCTTCAACAAAGAAGTTTGAACAAGAAGTTAAAAGGAGACTTTTGGATACAATTCCTGCTTGCAGTTGGTGTTTTCTATGGTaagaacaaaacataatatgTTTGAAGATGAACAGACCTCTGAAATGAAAGTAAAATTTGAGTGCATTATGCTGGTATCTTTCTGCTGAAGATTTGAATGGGTAAATAAAGCTGAAACACTCCTACAGTTCATAAAATTGTTTGTATAAGCAGTCATTTTTTCCTCTCTTCTCTTAGTGTAATCTTTTGGGTGTAACATTTTGTTAGTGCTCTTTTTTTACATCAATTCTTCCAACTTCTTCAGAAAACGAAACAAATTTTCCCCTTTTACTTACTTCCGTCTCACCCTTCATCTTTTCACCCCAACCAACCATAAAGCTATATAGCAAGACGCATCTCAATTGTCTACATAATACATATTATCTACCTTTCAGGAAAAGAAAGACTAATCCAAATTCCCATATTTTATCTCCAGTTTAAAATTAGGTTAATGGAGAACAAGATAATTGCTTTTTCTTGAAGCAGGGTTTGTAGAAAATGCACAGATGTGATGATTCAAAGCAGAGCCAGTTACCGTTTCTGTTGATTATATCCAGCAATATTTTCCCAGGCAATATTAGCATTTGGATTACCACTAGTGGACACATTAATGCCAAAGATTTTTACTCCCATAGACTCTAGAGTAGTAACTGTTTTATCTGCAGAAGGAACTCCTTTTGATCTTAAGTCCAATGATTTTTGTTGTCCTGCAAATTGTAGCACATATGCCAAAGCATCAAGCTCCTCATCAGTAAAGGTCACGGGCTTCATAAACTCAATTTCCTGCCCATAATTGCAGAAACTCTCATTATTTTCCAATATTTGGTGGGTTGTAGTTTGCAAGCCAAAGGAAGCACATTAATCAAGTGATTCCAACAAAATGATGGTTCAAAAGTTACAGGAAATGTACAGCTTTGTCGGCGTTAATGAGTGGACGAAATATGAGAATGCATAAATCTTCGTCAATAGGATTTGTATCCCTTCCTCCAGCTTGCTCCCCTGCAGTTCCATTTTTCATTTGGGGGCGGCTAAGTGCCAGTTTCCAGGCAACCCCACTGCAATGGACAGAAAAAACTTTAAGGAGACTATGGACATCAATAACAGAAGCAAACAAGATAGGCTATGAACACATgttaaattttccaaatgacATGAACTATAATATTGGTGCAAAATAATCAGACATCGTCAAAGCAGTGCTCAACTAACCTGTCCCAAGCTCGTAACAACATATTTGATGCTGCATTAGGATCTTCAAGTTTTACTCCGAGTCGTGAAACAAGGGTTGCAATTAGTAGCGGAATTTCACATGTAGGAGGAATTTGGAACTTGATAGTGACCTGCTAGAATGAAAACCCAAACATATTCCTCAATCAATCTATTCCTCTAATAAAGTAAAGTTAGAGCTTTTAAAGAAAGTGCCAACAGCTCAAAGCAAACAAAACTTAAGCTTCTACCATCTAGAAGGAAAAGCAAGAGAAAAACCTTTTGACCCTTTACGGCAACAGTAAAACGAGGGTAAGAACCATACTTCACTCCTTTGCTCTTGAGCAAGTTTTCCAATCTGAGTCTCTCCCTTTTTGCTGTTTCTTCAAGGGGATTGTAGCTTGGAATTGGAAGGGAATCAAAAGGCGGAACTTCCGCACCAGCCTATAGAAGAGCACGTTAAATCAGTACTGGTtctcaaatttttattattttgtcacTTAGAACACCAAATATCTTATTAGTAACTAGCACATTTCCAGCATTAATTAAATCAGTACTGGTtctcaaatttttattattttgtcaaCTTAGAACACCAAATATCTTATTAGTAACTAGCACATTTCCAGCATTAAAAAGGATTATCATGTGTACCTATGTAAGCTTACATGACATTTGAGAGGTACGCTtgattaataataaatacaGAGTGACACGTCATGACAATATAAACACCTAAAAGGGCATCCCAGTGCACAAAGCATACAGCGTTAGCAGGGTCTGGTAAGTGCTGCACCCCAAGGACCTATCCTAATGCTTGCATTAGTGGCTGCTTCCACAGCTCAAACGCGTGAGCTATAGGTCACGTGGAGACAACTTTACCATAGCTCCAAGGCTCCCCTTCCCGGAAATATAAGCACCTATGGACAAAAATTAACATCAATAACACATGCTGACCTCATCAGAATCTGCATAAGCTACATTCAGGACTCCAACTCCAAGCAGTCCAGCTAAAATGGCAGGAAAAGTAGTTGAAGGTACTGATCTTGAAAAATATGTACGTTGTTTACACCCAAAAATTCCTGTAACAcaaattctttttcaaaatctgCAGATCTCGGTAGCACTTTAAAACAGATCGGAGATTTCCCCAAGCCTCACTATATTCCATTTCTTCCTGAATAAAGAGATTACAGTAAACTCTGACCACTCAACAAAGAAAGTAGAAAAGATTTGCagtacaaataataatataaatattccCAAGCAATGCTCTGCAGACCTAAGATGTAGGCCAAGTAGCTACTTACTATAATTATAACTACACCTCATTGCAAACTAGTTGAGTTCGGGGATATGAATTCTCCATGTCCATTCCATTCTAATTGGGTTCACTTCGTTGCAATACTCAATATATCTTTTAAGACAGATAGGGATTTTCTAAAACTAGAGATTTTCCAAATTTCACACTTATCCTTATACTAACTACACCTCTTGTAGTTATAGTGTTCTCCATTCTTGACACTTCACTTAAGGTCTATCATAATTTCCAGTATCTCACGGTCAGCATAGTACAAAATGATGCTAATGTAATTGCGAATTACAAGCTAAAATTCATCAGAAAGAAGGTACAAAACATATGATGAGCCCAACTCGAAGGTGGTTACCTCAGTTATGTCACATTCGTGAATTGCCACTGGACATGCTAGTCCTATCTCATTATCCATAAGAGTTGTAGTATGACCATGCAAAATAGTTTTAAAGCATCTCTTTGCATCATTAGGTCCATAggaatttttcttattttcctcCTTCCTTCAGATTCAATTTTGATCAACCTATTGAATTTCACACTTGCCCATGTAACCATCTTGGGTTCAAATGTGATGTTCTTACATCCATACTTACAACCACTAACCAATCATCTTTACATGTCCATGTTCTTTGCTTTTAGCATGAAGAACAATGAGAGGAAAGAGATAATCACTAGAATCATATTTGAAATGCCCCATCCCTAACAACcttaggttagggtttagggtttaggatcaAAATTCAACAGGATTACAGCTATCACAATCTACCACACTCTACTTGAATATACACAATTTACAGAGTCATAGCTTATCAAACTTAACTTCCAATAAGTAATCAGGCAGTTCttattatcaataaatttaaaaaaacagaGGAACTGGGTAGTTAACAGTTAAGCCTATGGAGTAATTAAAGAGAGTCCGTCCCAAATGCATGGGTCACATGTGTACTCACCCAGATTCCGCAAAATTGTGGTAACGGATCAGCTAAAACTAATTCAAGCAGATTAATCCAAACTACAGCCTATATGTGAACAAAATGCGCAAGCAGAATTCAAAGAGCATACCATTGTGCGGAAGGTTAGTAGATTGATGAAGTGAAGGAGAAGCTAGGGTTCTGTAATGAGAGTGAAGAGCTCTGGCAAGGCGCCTTATTGATGCCATAATTGAAGCGCAATCTCCGAGGGAATAGAAGAGCTTTTACTTCTGGCGACTCTGTAtataaatacaagaaaattcTCAGCGGTTCAGTCGGCCTCCTTTCCATTTTCCGTGGGGGTATTTTGTCCAAGTaaacaaaatatacatatatattattatgaaattacgaaattgcaagataaatgagtaatattttttgacaaataaataagttgaataaaatttgagaagttgaaaaaaaaaaaggaaatattatatTTCTCCTACTTGATGAATAcatgaaaaaattgttaatgTAATTATCGCATGAGAAATGGACTTGAAGTAACTATGTTAATTGGTATAAAATAGATTTTAGTAACAATGTATAGAGttgtttggtagagtgtattaaaattatttttaaaagagtgTATTAGTAATGTTATATTAATTATGCTTAcattagtttaaatttaaaaaaaatatttttattcattattcgATTTGGTGTGTTAACatatattgtataaaaaaattattacaagaATATCCTATTCCTCTGCAATTATGGTGACAAATGTAAAAGGAATTTCGAGGAGTAATTGTGTTTTTAAAAATGCTAATGCATGCATCAATCTCTTTGCATTATTAAGAGTCCGAAACTcaaagggtaaaaaatattaacaaaaattccaaaacggtatataaaattttatataaaccaaaacggtaaaatcgctgccgACGCAGCGATTTACTTCgactgaaaaagtaaaatcgctgctgaggcagcgattttgccaaaaaaaaattttttaataaaaaaatcaaatcgctgCTCAAGCAGCGATTTCAAAATGTTTCTTCTTACAAATCGCTGCCAGGGCAGcgatttaacattattttttaattttctttttttttttaaaaaataaggtatATCGCTGCTCTGGCAGCGATTTACGAAgaaaaatttttttttctttaaaatcgctgccagtgcagcgatttataaaaaaaaaaaaaaaatttgcaatataaatcgctgccttagcagcgatttataaaaaaaaaaaatttttttgatataaatcgctgctatttacaaaaataaaaaaaaaaaattttatgtaaatcgctgctttttttataaatcgctgcttaggcagcgatttattttaaaaaaaaaaattttgttattaaatcgctgagcaattttttaaataaaaaaaaattttaaaaatgttaacttatgtataatttataagaaaatatacattattttaaaaaaattaaaaataagtaaatatattttctttctaaaaaaaaatattatattgaatttaaatttaaataatatttgaattcaaataattaatttaaaattaaatgagaaaaattatttaatttttttttaaaacaaaattatatacttttatatttatatatatatatatatatatatatatatatatatatatatatatatatatatatatatatatatatatatatatatatatataaagtgaaaaggatcacatgacaatagtaaaatttatttttttatcgtaAATAGTTGAAGAAGTTCACATGTAAATAGTACATGAGACTTTCAATTCTATAAATTGGAACTTAtccttcatattcatattactttCAATCTTCCAATCTACCAACAATTTTAGGTAAAAACATTTGAATATTATGGGAGAGTCTAGCCAAAATTTCAGTCATTTGAATTGTTTCTCATCGGATTCAACTAATAGGTAAATAAagtaatgttttcttatttcttaaaaattatttttcttatatgtaatatatttatattattatttttataggtatgatcaaattcaaaatgcaGTGAGTTATTGTACACAAATTGTAAATAACAATGTTATGGGTGATGAACGAGTTGGTGAGTTGCACAATGATGAACCTTCCGAGCATGAATTAACAGACAGTGATGATATGTATGACGgcgatgatgataatgtggatAATGCACCTAATGCATCCAttgaagatcaaagtattaattatcattCTACAGCGATTCCATACTTAGATCACACTGACGAAAATGCAGAAGATTTTATGTACACGAGAGATGACGGTTCCATTCGAACGGCACTTTGGAATTCAAACAATCCTAAACATATCCAGTCAGGTTCGATTGttgaaaactaaatattttatagttgtttatttatttatttattgcatgttgattaatttaatttgtatatgcaactaggtatgttatttatgaataagatgCAAATGAAATATGCAGTAAGAGCATATAGTCTtgctattaaaaaagaatttctttgtGATCAATCCAAAAGTAAAAGTTGGAAAGTTATTTGCAAGCGTCATGAGTTAGGGTGTGATTGGATGATTCGGTTTAGAGAGATTTCAAGCGGTATGTGGAAGACAGGAAAAATGATTGAACCGCATACTTGTCTTACAGATAACTATAAGGAGGATCATTTCAATTTGAATGATAACATGATTGCCACTTCATTAATACCATATGTTATGCAAAATCCGGACATAAATATTAAGATGATCCGTGAAATTATCAAAGGAAAACATCACTATACTCCTAGTTACAGAAAAGCACAAAAAGGTCGAAGAAAAGCATTTCGAATGGTTTATGGTGATTTTGAAAGTTCATTTAAGGCATTACCTCGATACATGGCTGCACTACAATTATTCAATCCAGGCACTATTATTGAGTGGGAGCATCATTCTACAACAATGCAAGGTgagcaaatttttaaatttcttttttgggcTTTTAAACAGAGCATTGATGGTTTCAAAAGTTGTAGGCCGGTCATTTCTATCGACGGCACACATCTTTATGGTTTGTATGATATCAAATTGTTAATTGCGGTTGGAATTGATGCGAATGGAAATATTTTTCCACTTGCATATGCTTTAGTTGCACGTGAGAGTTTTGAGTCTTGGTCATGGTTTCTCAAGTTATTATGGACACATGTAGTTTGTGAACGACAAGGAATTGGTCTTATTTCTGATCGTCATCAAGGAATCTTGCAGTGCGTTCAATCTTATGATTGGTTGAGtccacccaacacatatcatagaTTTTGTGTTCGACACTTAAAagcaaattttaataaaaaatttgtaaatagtGAACTCGAAAATCTAATGTGGTTGGCTGCTACTGAGCATCAGGAGAAAAAGTTTATGCAACGGATGCAACAAATCAAAACATTGTCTCCTGCAGCATATGAATGGTTAAATGAATTTCCTTTGGAAAAATGGACGATGTATAAGGATGGTGGTCGTAGATGGGGTGCCATGACGACAAATGTGTCTGAGTCATATAATGGTTTATTGAAAAAAGCTCGGGGGCTTCCTGTGACTGCCATGGTTCGAATGACGTTCAAAGCTCTCGTTGATCGTTTTGTCGAAAGAAACAATCTTGCAATTGCATTACTTCAAAGTAATATGCCATGGCCACTTGCgatagataaaaaatttaatgattattatcaAAGAGCTCAAGGGCACACAGATATGATGACTTACAACACAGGTGATGGAGTTTTTGAAATTCTTACTTTTGCTCATGATGGTAAAGGTGGAAATGTCCACAAGGTTACTGCAAAAGGTAAGAAATGTTCTTGTGGAAAATGGAGAAACTATCATATGCCTTGTTCGCATGCCATCAAATTTTGTGGACTTCGCGGAATCGAGCCAAAATCTTATGTAAGTAAATTCTACAGTGCAAAATATTACAAACGAACATACAGTGAGACATTTAATCCAGTGGGTGATGAAATGTATTGGCCACCAgctccttttaatttaattgcaaATACTGAATATTTGCGGACAAGTGGTACGCAAGGAAGAAGCCGACTTAAGAATGATATGGATATAGCTCCGGCTCGCATGACTAGAAAATGTAGTGTTTGTAAGGAGACAGGTCACACAAAGGCACGATGTCCTACtcgattttaaatattttgtatatgtttttaaggttaatgtgtttttattatcttgttattaatattatgatatatcttttatatttatttgttgacatgaatttaatttgtcttccgcattttaaatattgtacgtaaaaaataatgattttacctaatataaaaagtattgatttgacttaacataaaaagtattgatttgacttatgataaaaaaaaagtgaatcctgcaaacttgttcaaacatacaaaaatgttgacaaaaagtattgatttgagataaaaaaaagtaaatcctgcaaacttgttcaaacatacaaaaatgttgacaaaaagtattgatttgacatatgatatatcttttatatttatttgttgacatgaatttaatttgtcttccgcattttaaatattgtacgtaaaaaataatgattttacctaatataaaaagtattgatttgacttaacataaaaagtattgatttgacttatgataaaaaaaagtgaatcctgcaaacttgttcaaacatacaaaaatgttgacaaaaagtattgatttgagataaaaaaaagtaaatcctgcaaacttgttcaaacatacaaaaatgttgacaaaaagtattgatttgacatatgatatatcttttatatttatttgttaacatgaatttaatttgtcttgtgcattttaaatattgtacgtATAATatctttacattattattatattactgaTTTGaactctattaaaaaataatgatttgacctaatataaaaagtattgatttgacataatataaaaagtattgatttgacctattacaaaaagaaaagtaaatccagcaaacttgttcaaacataatctcattactttGTTCAAACTTGCacgaaacaacaaaatttacatatttcaaaattcgaATCTTCAGCCTTTTAGAATAAAggtgcataaaaaaaattattcttctgaATCCGAATCTTCTACATCTTCATTctcatcttcattttcatcttcattttcaaaatcttcCTCATTTTGATAGTGACTGCCTGTTCCACATCTAGTTGATTTGTGTAGCCTAGATGTTCTCCGAGGTGGATTTTGTCTATTAAGAACTAAATTTTGTGAAGCCCCAGCATTAAATCTTGAATCATCAAACGCAGTTACctataatacaatataacataatataatcaaataaacatgcaataaaaataaaaaaaaattataaaaagttaaaaaaattgtatgaaaataattatacttaCATTCGAAAAATTCAATCTTCCACCAAATGGAGAATTATGTATCGGAAATTCACGCATACCATGTTGAAAACCATATTGAGAACCACTAAATTGTGCAAACCCAGATATTGGAACCTGCGGAGTTACAAAACCAACTGTTTGCTGACTAGAAAAATTCGGATTAGTGTTAGAGGGCCCTACAGAAAAATCAAATGTGGGATAATAAGGCTCGGGAGTCGCCACATTAGTGTTAGAGGGCCCTGCAGAAAAATCAGCTGTTTCACTAGTGGTCCTTCTACCTCGACGAGCACCCTCTCTCGGTGTTGTTTGTCGTGATCGGCGAGATACTTGTACTGGTGGTGGTTCATCGTATTGAGTGGGAGGATTGTAATCATGATCAAAGCTCAATCGCGTTCCCTGAAAGGCCGCATTCATTGACTCCATTGAAATACGAGCGACTTCCGCTGCATATTGTctcatttcattagattgattttcatcattttcaatcaTCCGAGCTCGACGATACTGCATTTCATGACCTCTAGCCTATaatgaataaacaaatattaataaaaaaaattattaaagattgacataataatttgaaatttatgtaatatacatACTAATGCCTCATGTCTTCCTGCCATGTGTTGATACCCTTTTTGTACAACATGTTGTGGATttccaatgaccatgcgggtaTGCCTCATGTACCAACGGAAGTAATCTGTTTGATCACTTACAAATGGAGGTCGAAATATACGATTTTGACGTTGTTCCCATAAATATTGTGTATAGTTAAATACATCTAtatcttcttgttttatttttgatcgTTTATCACGTTTAAAATGATATTCGGAAAATTGGGTACACGGTCCAGGAATATGTTGTAAATAACCGAACTGTCTCACAACACGATCAACCATGTGCCACTCACGATAAATTCCATAAATCAGTGGCACCTGTGCCATCCAGACACGTTGTCCTGATCGACACCACTCAGGCAATCCATTAATAACATCTTCCGAATAAGGCTgccaaataaactataaaaaaataattaagtaagataattataaaaacaacattggcagaaaaaaatatattcttatttaaaataaaataaaatatgaaaagtataagatactaataatattaaatacctGTTCATCAGTTAAATTATCAAGTACATCCCTAATCACACCGATTACAGTTcgtgcctcattttgatgatttctacGTCGCGTCCATTTACGTGCAAGTGCAGTTAAAGCCTCAAATTGATTGGTTCTTAGAGGCTTTGGCAATGGTTGCAGGGGAATAATTCTTTCCCATGCCCAaatctacaataaataaattcaccATTACTTATAATgcacttaaatttaaaagtgcatattactagtatataaaaaatatttaatcaaaaaaatatgtatacctgcactaaagagagaaatccacaaacttcatttgattttttcattgacGCACGGcataaacaattatacaaatatgataatgcGGCCGATCCCCATGCTTGAGTTGACATTAAATCTAAATTTCTCATGTCAATCAAAATGTccaaattaatcttattattagatttatCCGGAAATATTGATCCACCacataaccataataaatataatctaaatcTTTGTTGAACTTCATGCTCAGTTGAGTTATCGTTAATAACTTCCAAACCTTCGATATACTCAATCAATTTATATGTTGACAATCTACTAACACCAGAAAAACAACTAGTATCGGGTAACCATCCTGttaattgaaaaatcatttcttgTCTACCTATAATCCCTAAAGAATCagctttatttaaaattataggacTACCATCTACTACCATTccgaataaaatttcaatatcttgTAAAGTTATGGTAGCCTCGCCAGTTCGCATGTGAAAAGTATGAGTTTCCGGACGCCACCTTTCAATTAAAGCAGAAATTAATCCGGAGTCATACGGCACACATCCAACATCAAGAATTCCTTTAAAtctacaattttcaaaatattgaaggATGCGAGAATGTAATGgatgatattttaaatgttgccaAAATTCAATATCACCACGACGCGTATATAAGCAACATCTCTCTTCTTTTATGCTACCATTCCAAATTCCTTCGGAACGatgatgaacttgaatttttaatacatcATGCTCTACTGGACCAGGATGTACGTATAAATTTGATGGATCCATAtctatacacaaaaaataaaaataaaaattaacattaatataagtatcaaacgattgaatatatcaacaatatcatataaaagtataaaattaattaaaataaattaaaaataaaataaatttaaactcacCTTATAAGGAAAATgcttttaaaaactttagaaa harbors:
- the LOC101260285 gene encoding uncharacterized protein isoform X3, whose protein sequence is MAGAEVPPFDSLPIPSYNPLEETAKRERLRLENLLKSKGVKYGSYPRFTVAVKGQKQVTIKFQIPPTCEIPLLIATLVSRLGVKLEDPNAASNMLLRAWDSGVAWKLALSRPQMKNGTAGEQAGGRDTNPIDEDLCILIFRPLINADKAEIEFMKPVTFTDEELDALAYVLQFAGQQKSLDLRSKGVPSADKTVTTLESMGVKIFGINVSTSGNPNANIAWENIAGYNQQKREIEDTILLALQSPEVYDDIARGTRCKFETNRPRAVLFEGPPGTGKTSCARVIANQAGVPLLYVPLEIIMSKYYGESERLLGKVFSLANDIPDGAIVFLDEVDSFATARDGETHEATRRLLSVLLRQIDGFEQEKKVVVVAATNRKQDLDPALISRFDSMITFPLPDQQTRQEIAAQYAKHLTDSELSEFARATEGLSGRDMRDVCQQAERHWASKIIRGQAPKHEGSGGSLPPLQDYIESSRNRQRALFDIEIQKRSMNPTAKKPLFDFA
- the LOC101260285 gene encoding uncharacterized protein isoform X1, which produces MASIRRLARALHSHYRTLASPSLHQSTNLPHNGIFGCKQRTYFSRSVPSTTFPAILAGLLGVGVLNVAYADSDEAGAEVPPFDSLPIPSYNPLEETAKRERLRLENLLKSKGVKYGSYPRFTVAVKGQKQVTIKFQIPPTCEIPLLIATLVSRLGVKLEDPNAASNMLLRAWDSGVAWKLALSRPQMKNGTAGEQAGGRDTNPIDEDLCILIFRPLINADKAEIEFMKPVTFTDEELDALAYVLQFAGQQKSLDLRSKGVPSADKTVTTLESMGVKIFGINVSTSGNPNANIAWENIAGYNQQKREIEDTILLALQSPEVYDDIARGTRCKFETNRPRAVLFEGPPGTGKTSCARVIANQAGVPLLYVPLEIIMSKYYGESERLLGKVFSLANDIPDGAIVFLDEVDSFATARDGETHEATRRLLSVLLRQIDGFEQEKKVVVVAATNRKQDLDPALISRFDSMITFPLPDQQTRQEIAAQYAKHLTDSELSEFARATEGLSGRDMRDVCQQAERHWASKIIRGQAPKHEGSGGSLPPLQDYIESSRNRQRALFDIEIQKRSMNPTAKKPLFDFA
- the LOC101260285 gene encoding uncharacterized protein isoform X4, whose amino-acid sequence is MAGAEVPPFDSLPIPSYNPLEETAKRERLRLENLLKSKGVKYGSYPRFTVAVKGQKVTIKFQIPPTCEIPLLIATLVSRLGVKLEDPNAASNMLLRAWDSGVAWKLALSRPQMKNGTAGEQAGGRDTNPIDEDLCILIFRPLINADKAEIEFMKPVTFTDEELDALAYVLQFAGQQKSLDLRSKGVPSADKTVTTLESMGVKIFGINVSTSGNPNANIAWENIAGYNQQKREIEDTILLALQSPEVYDDIARGTRCKFETNRPRAVLFEGPPGTGKTSCARVIANQAGVPLLYVPLEIIMSKYYGESERLLGKVFSLANDIPDGAIVFLDEVDSFATARDGETHEATRRLLSVLLRQIDGFEQEKKVVVVAATNRKQDLDPALISRFDSMITFPLPDQQTRQEIAAQYAKHLTDSELSEFARATEGLSGRDMRDVCQQAERHWASKIIRGQAPKHEGSGGSLPPLQDYIESSRNRQRALFDIEIQKRSMNPTAKKPLFDFA
- the LOC101260285 gene encoding uncharacterized protein isoform X2 encodes the protein MASIRRLARALHSHYRTLASPSLHQSTNLPHNGIFGCKQRTYFSRSVPSTTFPAILAGLLGVGVLNVAYADSDEAGAEVPPFDSLPIPSYNPLEETAKRERLRLENLLKSKGVKYGSYPRFTVAVKGQKVTIKFQIPPTCEIPLLIATLVSRLGVKLEDPNAASNMLLRAWDSGVAWKLALSRPQMKNGTAGEQAGGRDTNPIDEDLCILIFRPLINADKAEIEFMKPVTFTDEELDALAYVLQFAGQQKSLDLRSKGVPSADKTVTTLESMGVKIFGINVSTSGNPNANIAWENIAGYNQQKREIEDTILLALQSPEVYDDIARGTRCKFETNRPRAVLFEGPPGTGKTSCARVIANQAGVPLLYVPLEIIMSKYYGESERLLGKVFSLANDIPDGAIVFLDEVDSFATARDGETHEATRRLLSVLLRQIDGFEQEKKVVVVAATNRKQDLDPALISRFDSMITFPLPDQQTRQEIAAQYAKHLTDSELSEFARATEGLSGRDMRDVCQQAERHWASKIIRGQAPKHEGSGGSLPPLQDYIESSRNRQRALFDIEIQKRSMNPTAKKPLFDFA